One genomic window of Cellulophaga sp. Hel_I_12 includes the following:
- a CDS encoding 1,4-dihydroxy-2-naphthoyl-CoA synthase, with the protein MKKIAWQTVKEFEDITYKKCDGVARIAFNRPNIRNAFRPKTTSELYQAFYDAQEDTSIGVVLLSAEGPSTKDGIYSFCSGGDQKARGHQGYVGEDGMHRLNILEVQRLIRFMPKAVIAVVPGWAVGGGHSLHVVCDLTLASKEHAIFKQTDADVTSFDGGYGSAYLAKMVGQKKAREIFFLGRNYSAQEAFEMGMVNAVIPHDKLEDTAYEWAQEILEKSPTSIKMLKFAMNLTDDGMVGQQVFAGEATRLAYMTDEAKEGRNAFLEKRKPDFGKNKWIP; encoded by the coding sequence ATGAAAAAAATAGCCTGGCAAACGGTAAAGGAGTTCGAAGATATTACTTATAAAAAGTGTGATGGTGTAGCCCGGATCGCTTTTAATAGACCAAATATACGGAACGCTTTTAGGCCTAAAACAACGAGCGAATTATACCAAGCCTTTTACGATGCACAGGAAGATACTTCCATTGGTGTTGTTTTACTTTCTGCAGAAGGGCCATCTACAAAAGATGGTATTTATTCTTTTTGTAGTGGTGGCGACCAAAAGGCTAGGGGACACCAAGGTTATGTTGGGGAAGACGGTATGCATCGTTTAAATATATTAGAAGTACAGCGCTTAATTAGGTTTATGCCTAAAGCCGTAATTGCGGTGGTACCAGGCTGGGCCGTAGGTGGTGGGCATAGCTTACATGTGGTATGCGATTTAACTCTCGCTAGTAAAGAACATGCTATTTTTAAGCAAACCGACGCTGATGTTACGAGTTTTGATGGCGGTTATGGTTCTGCTTATTTAGCAAAAATGGTTGGGCAGAAAAAAGCAAGGGAAATTTTCTTTTTAGGTCGAAATTATTCGGCACAAGAAGCCTTTGAAATGGGCATGGTAAATGCAGTAATTCCACATGACAAATTAGAGGATACGGCGTACGAATGGGCTCAAGAAATTTTGGAAAAATCGCCTACCTCTATAAAAATGTTAAAGTTTGCTATGAATTTAACGGATGATGGTATGGTAGGGCAGCAAGTTTTCGCAGGTGAAGCCACACGATTAGCCTATATGACCGATGAAGCAAAAGAAGGTAGAAATGCATTTTTAGAAAAACGCAAACCAGATTTTGGTAAAAACAAATGGATTCCTTAA
- the pdxH gene encoding pyridoxamine 5'-phosphate oxidase, with protein MQKDLGNYRKTYDKSELIESNIGDNPMELFQKWFYETEASEGIDEPNAMTISTIGLDGFPKSRVVLLKKYTYEGFIFYTNYESEKGKAIAHNPNVCLSFFWPNMERQVIIKGKAEKISKNLSDGYFESRPDGSKLGAIVSNQSSVIASREVLESKLKALEAAYASKEILRPDFWGGFIVKPVSIEFWQGRPNRLHDRIRYSLEELDWKIDRLAP; from the coding sequence ATGCAAAAAGATTTAGGTAATTATAGAAAAACCTATGATAAAAGCGAACTTATAGAATCAAACATAGGGGATAACCCTATGGAGCTTTTTCAAAAATGGTTTTATGAAACTGAAGCGTCAGAAGGGATTGATGAACCCAATGCCATGACCATTTCGACGATTGGACTTGATGGTTTTCCAAAGAGTAGAGTGGTTTTGCTCAAAAAATATACCTACGAAGGTTTTATTTTTTATACCAATTACGAAAGTGAAAAAGGAAAAGCCATTGCACATAACCCTAATGTTTGTCTTTCTTTTTTTTGGCCCAATATGGAGCGTCAGGTAATCATTAAAGGAAAAGCAGAAAAAATTTCTAAAAACTTATCTGACGGATATTTCGAATCGAGGCCAGACGGCAGTAAATTAGGTGCTATCGTATCTAACCAAAGTAGCGTTATCGCCTCTAGAGAAGTATTAGAATCCAAACTAAAAGCATTAGAAGCTGCCTATGCATCTAAAGAAATACTACGACCTGATTTTTGGGGCGGATTTATAGTGAAGCCTGTTTCTATAGAATTTTGGCAGGGAAGACCTAATCGTTTGCATGATCGTATTAGGTATAGCTTAGAAGAGTTGGATTGGAAAATAGACCGATTGGCACCCTAA
- a CDS encoding ribonuclease Z, whose product MKLTILGCYAATPRTLTNPTSQVLEIKNHMFLIDCGEGTQVQLRKHKIRFSRINHIFISHLHGDHFFGLPGLISTFRLLGREAEMHIYGPKGIEEAILLLLKLGNSYTNYKLVFHELTSKKSALIYEDDKVTVVTIPLAHRVYTNGFLFREKLAPRTLDIETVNAYGIEKCYFQNIKNGKDIVLEDGRTIKNEALTFDPPKPKSYAFCSDTAYKPDIVPLIAEVDVLYHEATFLESQKELAPKTKHSTAKEAALIAKQANVGQLILGHYSTRYASIALFKEEAVEIFDRVLLADDGKLFDFS is encoded by the coding sequence ATGAAATTAACCATACTTGGTTGTTATGCGGCAACACCGCGAACCCTAACAAACCCTACTTCTCAGGTACTTGAAATTAAAAACCATATGTTTTTAATTGATTGTGGTGAAGGCACTCAGGTACAATTACGAAAGCATAAAATACGTTTTTCGAGAATCAATCATATTTTTATTTCACACTTACATGGGGATCATTTTTTTGGATTACCTGGGCTAATTTCTACGTTCCGGCTACTAGGTAGAGAGGCGGAAATGCATATTTATGGTCCAAAAGGTATTGAGGAAGCCATTCTTTTATTATTAAAATTAGGAAACTCGTACACTAATTATAAGCTTGTTTTCCACGAATTAACCAGTAAAAAATCAGCCTTAATTTATGAAGATGATAAGGTGACTGTTGTCACTATTCCATTGGCCCATAGAGTGTATACCAACGGTTTTCTATTTAGGGAAAAATTAGCTCCAAGAACTTTGGATATTGAAACCGTGAACGCTTACGGCATTGAAAAATGTTATTTTCAAAACATAAAAAATGGAAAGGACATTGTTTTGGAAGATGGCCGAACGATAAAAAACGAAGCGTTAACCTTTGATCCTCCTAAACCTAAAAGTTATGCCTTTTGCAGTGATACAGCGTATAAACCAGATATAGTTCCTTTAATAGCCGAGGTAGATGTACTATATCATGAGGCTACTTTTTTAGAATCTCAAAAAGAGTTGGCGCCAAAAACAAAACACTCTACGGCAAAAGAGGCGGCATTAATTGCGAAACAAGCGAATGTTGGTCAATTAATATTAGGACATTATTCTACACGATATGCATCTATAGCGCTTTTCAAAGAAGAGGCCGTGGAAATATTTGATAGGGTGCTTTTAGCAGATGACGGTAAGCTTTTCGATTTTTCTTAA